Proteins encoded together in one Lathyrus oleraceus cultivar Zhongwan6 chromosome 5, CAAS_Psat_ZW6_1.0, whole genome shotgun sequence window:
- the LOC127079707 gene encoding secreted RxLR effector protein 161-like, producing the protein MTDLGNMVYFLGMKIMYYEKGIILHQLKYELELLKRFELLSCKVIVTPADANQKLDSDGDDVDAAMFKQLIGSLRYLCNTRLDIFYAVGMMSVFMSKPKWYRYQDAIIILRHIKGTHKYGVLFPSGAEADSKLLSYSNFDWCGDRVDRRSTSGYLFKFMRSPISWCFKKQSVVALSTYEA; encoded by the coding sequence atgactgatctAGGAAATATGGTTTATTTTCTAGGGATGAAGATTATGTACTATGAGAAAGGCATAATTTTACATCAGCTgaaatatgaacttgagcttctgaagaggTTTGAATTGCTGAGTTGTAAAGTTATTGTCACACCTGCTGATGCAAATCAAAAATTGGATTCTGATGGTGATGATGTGGATGCGGCAATGTTCAAGCAGTTGATAGggtctctgaggtatttgtgtaataccagACTTGATATTTTCTATGCAGTTGGAATGATGAGTGTGTTTATGAGTAAGCCGAAGTGGTATCGTTACCAAGATGCTATCATAATTCTAAGGCATATAAAAGGAACTCAtaagtatggagttttgttcccttctggTGCTGAAGCTGACTCAAAACTTCTGAGTTACTCAAATtttgattggtgtggagacagagttgacagaagaagtacttcTGGGTACTTGTTTAAGTTTATGAGAAGTCCTATTTCTTGGTGTTTCAAGAAGCAGTCAGTTGTTGCTCTATCAACCTATGAAGCATAA